Genomic DNA from Peribacillus simplex:
GCAGTGGCTAAATCTCTCCGACTATCGTCCTGTTGTATGGCCGATAGGAATTTTGATTGTAGAATTCGGCTTTTGGTCGTATTCTAGCTCTATGGATGTCAGTCGATATGATATCATCGCCTTCCCTTTTCATGGAGTTTTGATGCAAACGATCATTCCTCTGATATTGTTGGGAATTGCTATGGTTAGTAAAAGAAATAGACAAAGAAAGGGAAAGAAATCAAGCTAACCTTTTCTGCGAACTTTTTGATCTTTTGTTTAAGAGGCTTGAAAAAGTATGGGCATGAAAGTAGGCAAAAGGAGCTCTATCTTAATGTTATAGTCTGCAACCATTCCATTTTCGAATGGTTTTTTTGTTGTGAGGAAAAGTGAAAAACTGGAGATTGTCAGATGTACTTTGCAGCAAGTTAAAATAATTAACAAATTTTTTCAAACCGTTTGGAAGTTTGGCACGTTATCTATAGTACAAAGGTTTTTTTAGAAAGGAGAGAAGGAAGACTTGAAAAAGGTTATTTTTGTCGGGTGGATATCATTGATGGCAGTCTTGTTAGGATTTTCACCAGAAATGGGTTCGAAACAGGGGCAAGCTGTCAACGATGTCGTAAAAGTATATGGACCAGGTGGCCCTCTTGGACCTATCAAGGAAGTGGCGGAACAATTCACCAAAGAAACGGGGATAAAAGTTGAAGTAACAGCGGGACCCGAAGAAAAATGGATTGATCAAGCCAAACAGGATGCGGATATCATTTACGGAGGGTCCGAGTATATGCTAACTGAATTTATGCATAATCATCCGGATGTCCTTGATGAAAAAAACCGTACAGAACTGTATGCACGATCAGCTGGAATTCTGGTTAGAAAAGGAAACCCAAAGAATATACAGTCATTGGAGGATTTAACGAAGAAGGGCGTAAAGATTGTGGATGTTAATGGAGCCGGGCAACTGGGACTATGGGAAGATTTGGCCGGAAGAAAAGGATTGATTCCTGGAATTAGCAGTAATATTGACATTTCAGTGAAGTCCAGTGCAGAAGCTATCGATTTATGGAAGGCAAATTCTAAATTGGACGCCTGGATTACATATGAATCCTGGCATTACCGTCTGTCGGATGTGACGGACCTGGTTCAACTCCCTGAGGAAGACAAACTTTATAGAGGAACCCCGGTAAGCATAACAAATAAGAGTGAAAACAAGAAAAAGGCAAAACAATTCATTGATTATCTTAAAACGGAAGAATCCCATCAAGTATTTCAAAAATGGGGATGGAAGTAAATTGAAGAGGAGTGGGAGTATATGAAAAAGTGGATGGTATTTTCAGTTTTTATGATGGTCCTAGTTTTGGCGGCATGTGGAAATGAAGCTAATGATTCAGCTCAAAAGGATAAAGTGGTTAGTGGTACTGCCGATGAAAAAGCAGTAAGCCTAAAATTATTGGAAAGTGAAACAACAGGCGAATACCTGGCTGATTCCAAGGGAATGACACTTTACTTTTTCAAGAATGATAAATCAGGAAAAAGCAATTGCATGGGGGATTGCCTGAAAAAATGGCCGCCGTTCATGGAAAGGGATTTTGCTGTCCCTAAAGGATTTGACGAAAAAGACTTTGGAACCATTAAAAGGGAAGATACAAGGGAGGAACAGGTAACCTACAAAGGATTTCCACTCTACTATTTTGTGAATGATAAGGCAGCGGGAGATGTCAATGGCGAAGGTGTGAAAAATGTTTGGTATATTGTAAATAACAAGACGGTTTTTCCAAAATAAGAAAAAGGGGACGATCACTGATGGTCGTTCCTGTTATTCGTTTTTTCCAAATTTACTTGTGAGGAGTTGCAGGTGCGATTGAAAGAAAAACTTGATAAGGAATTGATGGCATTAGTAATGAAAAAGCATCGTCCTGCTCTGGAAGAACTTTATGACCGGCATATTAAATTAATCTATGGTTTTATTTTTAAGTTCACAAATGGAAATGCTGAAAAAACTAAAGAGATCGTGCAGTTGGTCTTTCTAAAGCTCTGGACCACAAAAAGCAGTTACAATCCAGAAAAGGGGCACTTTGTAAGCTGGCTTTTGACCGTTACACGAAATGTGTGTGTGGATTATGTCCGTAAAGACAGCGTTCATATCCGGAATAACAAACACATGGACATGAGCCATCCAATTGACATAGAAGATCCTAATAATGATATAGAAAATGGACTATTACACAGTGAAATTGCCAATGCAAAAAGTAAGTTAAGCAAGCCGCAAAAAAGGCTGATTGATTTATTGTATTGGAAAGGGTACTCGTTAACGGAAATTGCCAAAATTGAAAATGAGCCGATTGGTACCATCAAGAGCAGACTTCACCAGTCGCTTAAATTATTGAAAAAGTATTTGGAAGTAGGTGGTTTGTAAATGGATAAAGAGTGCACTAACCTGCTTTCATTTTTATCGGGAGAACTGGGAGAAAAAGAAAAAAAAGCATTCGCGGAACACTTACTTCAATGCACTGAATGCACTAGGGAGTATGAACAAATGACGGAAGCCTGGAATTCATTGAAATGGGATTTCGAAGAAATAGAACCTTCTTCTTCCCTGAAATCAGAGGTTATGAATTTTGTCTTTGAGACTGATGATGAAGTTCCGGTGAGAAGGGAAAAGAATTGGAGTAGTTTTTTCTTTAAGCAGTTTACACCAGTAACTTCAGGTCTCTTGCTGGCCACCCTGGTTTTGGCGTTTGTGCTGTTATATTCCAATATCCAACTGAAAAAAGAACTTGCAGCTGTCGATCTGCCAATGGAGGTTAAAACGTCGCTATCTTTGCAGCCTGCCGATAAGACCGCTGTAAATATGAATACGGACGGTGCTGCTTACATTTTGCAGCAAGGTGAAGAAAGAAGGCTGATCGTTCAGATTCAGAATTTGCCTAGCCTTCAAAAGTCCGAGGTATATCAGGTGTGGTTGCTGAAAGATGGAAAACGGACAAATGCAGGAACTTTCAAGCCTGATGAAGCCGGCACAGGATCATTGACATACAAACTGTCCATTAATGATAAATTCAATCAAATTGGCATCACAAGGGAACCAGATTCAAAAAGTACAAAGCCGAGAGGTGAAAAAATAGTTGGATCTTCTTAAAAATTAAGAGACTTGCCCGCAAAGGGGAAGTTTCTTATTTACTGTTCTTACCTGCATTTAATAGTTAAGTGATTGATTTAAAATGGAAGCCCATATGAATTGGAATATAAGTGTTTACCATTACACTAGCAACGAATAACAAGCATGTCGCTTGGGGGCAAATGGACATGTTGATGGACAAACGTTGTCATTTTCATGGTGCCTATTTATTCATTAAGTCCCCACAGTACTCCCGGATCAACGCTGAGGCTTTCGTTTGGCTGATGGAGAGGTCCTTCGCGACTTTCCTTGATGATTTATAAGTTTGGTAAGATTTCCTGATCAATATCCGTTTCGTTTCATCAAGTGCTTTATCGAGAGAAGTGGGGAGATCAATCTGTGTGACCTGTTCAACGTTCTCGGTTATCATTTCAGGCAAGTCGGACATTAGGATAACGGAGTCACTTATTAAGACCAGCTTTCAATCAAGTTTTCGAGCTGGCGTTGGTCGCTTACTTTACTTTGGCAGAGGCAACAATGGCCACTATATTACCGAAGGCACCACATTTCATCCAGGATCTTGATATAGGAATCGTCGCCATTACCTTTAACCTTATCGTCATGCTGGCTGTCAGTGCTTTTACAAGAAAAGACCAACAAGCGATTCAGGAAGAAGAGCCGGTTAAACGAATCATCACTTCTTGATCATAGGAAGAGCGGTCTATTAGAAACAGTCCTATTCGCCTTATCTTCTATGACTATCGATAAAGAACCATTCAAAAAAGGATAGCCTTTAAAGCTATCCTTTTTGTAGTTTTCAACCATGAATTTGCATAATTGATACGTAACTAAAAGAAATGTGTTAAGTTGAACTAAAATGATTTGGAGGCAGTGATGAAATACGAGATTATCTTATTTGATGTTGATGATACATTGCTAGACTTTGGAATATCGGAAAAAAAAGCACTGCATGAAGTCTTCTTGGAGTTCGGTTTGCCCACAGGGGCGGAGGATTATGCGGGATGCTACCAAGAAATCAGTCAGGTATTATGGAGGGATTTGGAACAGGGACTTATTGATTTAACAAATCTGGGAGTGGAAAGGTTCAAGCGATTGTTCCTGAAGCATGGGCTTGATATCGATGCGGAATCGTTCAGCCGTGCGTACCTTGGACATTTGGGAAAGGAAATACATCTTCTGCCCGGGGCTTTAGAGGTTTGCGAGAAGCTTGGAGGATGCCGGCTGGCTATTATAACAAATGGCTTCACGACAGTGCAGACAGCAAGAATCGGGGGATCACCACTTTGCAATACCTTTGAGACTTTGATAATTTCCCAAGAGGCTGGGTTTCAGAAGCCTGATAAAGGGATTTTTGATTATGCATGTTCCAAGTTAAAGGTCACGGATAAATCGAAAGCGTTGATGGTGGGTGACTCCTTGACATCAGATATACAGGGTGGTTTGAATTATGGAATGGATACATGCTGGTACAATCCCCATCAAAAGGATAATAATCTGGGAATCAAGCCCACCTATGAAATCCGGGCGCTCACTGATCTTTTGGAGATTGTAGGAAGCAAGGAAGTATAGTGAGGTATATAAAAAAACAGAAGCAGCTCGTCCGAGTGATAGGACGTGCAGCCTCTGTTATTAATCATGCCAGAGATTTTATTCAGTTCAAATCCAGCTCATGTGGCTTGATTGTTTGATCCTTTTCAATCTTTCTGCTGAAATGCGGTGATAATATACAAAGCACCAGGGAAATTGCAAGACCTGCCATCATGAATCCGCCAAATACCAAAGGGGATGGGCCATATGATTCCGCCATGCCAGTCCAGATGAGCGGACCGAAACCTGCTATGGCTGCCGCGACCTGATAACCGACAGATAATCCAGTATAACGGACCTTGGCTGGAAAGAGCTCCGAGAATAATGTCCCTTGTGTAGAAAAAATGGCACCCCAGATGACGCCGAGTACAACTGCCTGCATAATGTAGAACCAGCCGACCCCACGCCCAATCATTGTGAAATATGGGATGGCTAAGATGAAAAGGAGAATCAGGCCTCCAAAATAAATGATTTTTCGATCGATGAAATCTGAAATGTAACCAATGACAGGAATGGTAATTAGCATTGTAGCGCAGCCAATCGTTAAACCGGTAAGGGCTGAATCTTGGGAATAACCAAAATACAGTGTAGTGAAGACCAGAACATAGGACATGATGAATACATTGAAGAACCCGTCCCCAATTTTCAGTCCGATCACTTGCAGCACACTTCTCCAATCGTGTTTTAACGTTTCGATAATGGGAACTTTCGCAAGATCACCGCTATCTTTCTGCTGCTTGAATTCCGGCGTTTCTTCAATGCCACTCCTTACCCAGATTGCCAATGCGATCAGTACACCGCTTAAAAGGAATGGTATCCGCCAACCCCAAGCTAAAAATTGGGCATCGGTTGTCAAGGAACTGATAAGAGTTAGGCTGAACGAACCGGCAACCAAACCAATGGGTACCCCTAGTTGGGGAATGGATCCATATAAACCACGGACACCCTTTGGAGCAGACTCCGTTGCCAATAGGATGGCTCCGCCCCATTCACCTCCCAAGGAAATTCCTTGAATCAACCTCAGCACCACCAAGATGGCGGGGGCGGCCAATCCAACCTGGGCATATGTGGGCAGAACACCGATAAGCATTGAACTCCCTCCCATCCCAATAAGGGTGAACATGAGTGCTGCCTTCCGTCCGATGCGATCACCCATATGGCCGAATAGGATACTTCCGATTGGACGGGCAGCGTAACCAGCCCCGAAAGTGACAAAGGCGAGAAGAAGTGAAATCGCAGGATCATGATTGGGAAAGAATAGAGTTGTAAAAACTAGGCCTGTTGCTGTCCCGTATAAATAGAAATCATACCACTCAATAACGGAACCAGCTAAACTAGCGAAAAGAACTCGACTTTTTTTCATGGAAATGCTCCTTTAATGCGTAGTATTTCATCAAAATTGTTTACAGCAATAAATAAAGCTGAAATGAACAAAAATGATGCTTTAGGAATATAAGTAAAAAACTGGATTATTTAGATTATTTTAGAGGGCTTATCCATACTGGTCAATATATTTCTGATTTTTCTGAAAAAATGAAGCGAATAACTTAGCTTTCATCACCTGTATTGGCATATAATTCATTCTAAAGTAATGGGAATAAGGATTTGATCTTACCGGGTAAAATGAAAAAGTTTTAACTAAGGGGGAGAAGTAAACTCGAAACATTTAGAATTTTTTGTGTATAGAAGAGTGGCAAATTGGAAATCATGTGGATAAGGAAATGAAAAAGAAGAAAGGATAAGATTTCAAGAAATAATAATAATATCCAAGTTATTTAGTATAATAGAAAAAAGGTTAAGGAGTTGGTTTCGTATGGAGAAGCAATTGCCAGGAACATCGCTTGAACCTGAAGAGATGGCTGAAATGGTTTTAAAAAAGGCCCTTAGTGATTATCGGAAAGCACAAATCGAAAAAGAAATCGATGACTCATTAAGAAATCGAGATAAGGAAGAGTTCCTTCGTTTAACTGAAATATTGAAGGGCATTTCATGAAATTTCATACACTGTGAAAAAGACAAGTAGTAATGATATTGAAAGTGCACCTAAAAGCCAGCATGGCTTGATAATTTAAATAAGATGAAGATGAAGCTTTATATAACTGGAACATTCTAATTAAATAGCAATCTATAGGATTATAATATTTTACATTGTAAGCGCTTTCTTGTATAATTAAATAAAGAAAACTATGGAGAGTAGATGTAAGTGGTCTAATGCGGGATACACAGGTATTAGTGACTGAAATGTTCATGCACCGGGATAATGACTAAAAGGGGGAAAAGAATATGAAAAAGGATGGAGTGTCGTTGATTGAATTTGTTCAGGAGGATCGATTTGAACTAAGCTCCTACATTACTTCTTTATTTAACAAACTAAATGACTATGTTCCCAAAAGTCTTAAAGATAAAAGGTGAATGACAATAAAAAATGGGTCAGGAAGATCTGCATGACTTCCTGATTCATTTTTTATTTTGTTTTTGGGATTTAGAGTTCTGAGGCACTCAAGTCAAAGGTGTAATAATTGACAATGAGAATCGTTATCGACTAAAATGATTCATTATTAGTATATCGATTGGAGTTGTTCATATTGTTCGTTCAGATGAGAAAAATGGTTGTAAAAGAAGGAAATGCAGAACAAGTAGTAAAACGGTTCAGCGGGGAAGGGATCATTGAAAAGCAGGAGGGGTTCATCGATTTAAGTGTGATGGTGAAAAAAGTGCGACGCGGCGATAAAGAGGTCATCATTATGATCAATTGGGAGTCGGAGGCGCATTGGAAGCAGTGGGAAAAGAGTGAAGCCCATATCGCAGGACATAAAGCAAACCTTGGGAAACCAAAGCCTGAATATATCGTCAGTTCGGAAGGATCATTATATGAAGTGAAGGCTATTAAAAAGGCAGAGAAATAACGGACTGGCCTTTTTTTACACTCTGTACATCAGAAAAGTTAAGTTACTGGGCGGAATATCCCATTTCCAACTATCGCGTCGCATAGGGATGCGGAATGGGTGCCGTTCACATACAATAGTTTACCTTCACTAAAATTCAGGCTCCCATTATGGGTGCCTCTTTTTGTTGATGGGATCATCTCAAAATAGGTTTATGATATTCCTATTCTGTTGATATAGTAAAATATTTTTTTAGAATGGTGTCTGGTGTCTTTGATGGAAAAGTGAAGAGTGGGAGAGAGGAGGTCGTTTAGTATGTTAATATTTATGAACTAATAAGGGGTTTAGTTCTTAGGGTGGCTAGGATTCCTAAGATAAAATCAATTAAGTTTAGAAATATTAATATTTAAAAATACCATTAAGATGTCTTTAAAGTAGTGGTTAGTTTATCTGAAACTAAGACTGGTCCCAGATGGGATTTAGATTACGACGAAGAAGCAAACTCCCTGGAAATGCTTTTAATTAAATATTCAAGCACATTTCCATATCCATCAATGTTTTGAAATGTGGAGAAGATAGAATATTAAAAAAAATCCAAAAAAAGTGTTTACAGGGAAAAAATTTCATTGTAGTATTTCCTTATAAAGTAAATGAAATCGATTTCATCCATGGTCGCGATTATGGTCAAGCTTTAATCAGAACTGGAAGTGGGATAGGCATGAACTAGTTCAAGTTTAAGGATGATTAGATATTATTGCGCCGGGATAGGTGTTCAAATTTTTCTTCAGGGGGAACTCTTAAAAGAAATGAAATCGATTTCATTACCAGATTAACAGGCTTTGATATTTGGATTGAGCTAGAAATCCAATTGATTGATCCTAGAAAGAAACATGGATGGATTTTTTCTATAGTCAAATGAAATCGATTTCATTTGACGACGATACTTATACTGGCTTGAGATCAACAAAACACTTTATTTTAGGGAGGAAAAAACATGTCTTCAGTAACACATGAGGTGAAAAAATTAAAAAACTATATAAATGGTAAGTGGATTGAGTCCACTTCAAAGGAAACGGAAATTGTGTTCAACCCTGCAACTGGTGAGGCGATTGCCGAGGTGCCACTTTCAACTAGGGAAGATGTGGATCGTGCGGTTCAAGTGGCGGATGAGGCATTTAAAAAGTGGTCGCAGGTTGCTGTCCCGAAACGGGCTCGAATATTGTTCAAATATCAGCAGCTCCTTGTGGAAAATTGGGAAGAACTTGCTAAACTGGTCACTATCGAAAATGGTAAAAGCCTATCGGAATCTATTGGTGAAGTACAGCGGGGCATCGAGTGTGTCGAGTTTGCGGCGGGTGCACCTACACTGATGATGGGCAAGCAGCTTCCGGATATCGCGACAAACATTGAATCGGGCATGTACCGTTACCCAATCGGTGTAATCGGCGGCATCACCCCATTTAACTTTCCGATGATGGTCCCTTGCTGGATGTTCCCGCTTGCGATCGCATGTGGCAATACATTCGTGTTAAAGCCATCTGAACGTACACCATTGCTTGCAGCACGCATTGTTGAACTATTTGAGGAAGCAGGTCTTCCTAAAGGAGTACTGAACATTGTTAATGGAGCACATGATGTGGTTAATGGGCTTCTGGACCATAAAGATGTGAAAGCTATCTCCTTCGTCGGTTCACAGCCAGTTGCAGAATATGTGTATAAAACAGGCACGGCTAACTTGAAGCGCGTCCAGGCTCTTGCGGGAGCGAAGAATCACTCGATTGTCTTGAAAGATGCAAATCTTGATATGACAGCCAAGGAAATAACAAGTGCGGCTTTTGGGTCTGCCGGTGAGCGTTGCATGGCCGCTGCGGTTGTTGTCGTAGAAGAAAGTGTAGCGGACGAGCTAGTTGGAAAATTGAAACAGGCAGCAGATGCCATTACGATCGGTAATGGTCTGGATGACGGTGTTTTTCTTGGTCCGGTGATCCGGGAAGGAGCTAAAAAGAGGACCATCGATTACATCGAATCAGGTATAGCTCAAGGTGCGACACTTGTACGTGATGGCCGTAAAGATGAGGCAGCAAGCGGCAATGGATATTACCTAGGGGCTACGATTTTTGATCATGTTACACAGGAAATGAAAATCTGGCAAGATGAAATTTTTGCACCAGTGCTCTCCGTTGTCCGTGCCAAAGATTTAACGGAAGCCGTTGAGATTGCCAATGCTTCACCACTGGCTAACGGGGCTTGCCTTTATACGGACAGTGCTGCTGATGTACGCCAGTTCCGTGAAACGATACATGCCGGGATGTTGGGCATTAACGTGGGGGTTCCTGCGCCTATGGCATTCTTCCCATTCTCTGGATATAAAGATTCATTCTATGGTGATCTTCATGCAAATGGAACCGACGGTGTGGAGTTCTATACACGTAAAAAAATGGTGACTGCACGCTACGTGAAATAAGTGAAACGAAAAAGACTTTGCAAGATGGCCCGTTTGGATACGGGCCGGATTTTTTGAAAACCAAGGAGGTACATATGAGTAAACTGCTTCAAAAACCGGTAAAAAAAGAGGTCGCTGAAGGTGTTACAGTCGTTCAAGCAGTAACGAAAGGAAATTCTCCTTTAGAATTTGTTGAATTCAAAATAGTGGAGTTGGTTCCTGATGCTGAATATTCGGAATCGTTAAATAAAACAGAATGCTGCATTGTTGCTCTTACGGGAAAAATCAATGTGGCTGTAGGCGAAAATGTATACCGTGATTTAGGCACACGCGATAGTGTATTTGATAAAGTGCCAACTGATAGCATTTACGTGTCAAATGATAGAGGCTTTAAAATGGAAGCGATAACCAAGGCCAGAGTGGCGCTGTGTTATTCGCCTTCTGATAAGCAACTTCCGACTAAATGGATTAAAGCGGGGGATATTGACGTGGAACATAGGGGCATTTTGAGCAATAAGCGGATGGTGCATAATATATTACCGGATTCAGCTCCGTATGCGAATAGCCTTCTGGTGGTTGAAGTATACACAGAAAGCGGAAACTGGTCGAGCTATCCTCCGCATAAACATGATCAGGATAACTTACCAAATGAGTCGTTATTGGAAGAGTCCTATTATCATGAAATGAACCCGCCTCAAGGATTCGTTTTTCAGCGAGTATATACAGATGACCGTTCGATTGATGAGACCATGTCGGTTGAAAACGGCGATGTCGTACTTGTACCCGCCGGTTATCATCCGGTAGGCGTACCTGATGGTTATGAATCCTATTATTTGAATGTTATGGCCGGTCCGACAAGGACATGGAAATTTTTCAATGATCCCGATCACGAGTGGATCCTGAATCGTTAAAGGAAAAGGAGCTGTTAACCGGATGAACTATACTTTTAATATCGATAGGGAAATTGACTTGATTGCCATAGGCCGTGCCTGCATCGACTTGAATGCCAATGAATATAACCGTCCGATGGAAGATACCATGACATTCACAAAATACGTGGGCGGTTCACCTGCCAATGTTGCCATCGGAAGTGCAAAATTAGGCTTGAAAGTCGGATTCATCGGTAAGCTTGCAGATGATCAGCACGGCCGTTTCATCGAGAGTTATATGCGTGAGGCAGGTGTTGATACATCGAATATGGTAATCGATCAAGAAGGGCATAAAACGGGACTGGCCTTCACGGAAATTAAAAGTCCTGAAGAATGCAGTATCCTGATGTATCGGGATGATGTAGCCGACCTTCATTTAGCACCTTCGGAAGTGCATGAAGAATATATCAAAAAATCAAAGATTTTATTGGTTTCAGGAACTGCTTTAGCAAAAAGCCCATCACGTGAGGCGGTTTTAAAAGCCGTCAGCCTTGCAAAAAGAAATGATGTAAAAGTCATATTTGAATTGGATTACCGTCCATATACATGGAATTCCATTGAAGAAACCTCCGTTTACTATTCGTTAGTCGCAGAACAATCAGACATTTTGATTGGCACTCGTGATGAATATGATGTAATGGAAAATATCGAAAAAGGTACGAATGAAAGGACCGTCCGTTACTTGTTTGAACATTCCGCAGACCTGGTCGTCATCAAACATGGCGTCGAGGGTTCATATGCCTATGCCAAATCAGGAGAAGTATTTAAAGCGAAATCCTATAAAACGAAAGTATTGAAAACATTCGGCGCAGGGGATTCATATGCTTCAGCTTTCTTATATGCGTTAGTGCGCGGCAAAGGGATTGAAAGCGCTTTGAAGTTTGGCAGTGCTTCCGCTTCCATAGTTGTAAGCAAGCACAGTTCATCTGAGGCGATGCCTGTTGCAGAAGAAATCGAGGATTTAATTGCCGAACGCGTGTAAGGAATTTATCTACATAGAGGGGTGAACAGAAGATGGGAACAGTGAGGTTGACTACAGCCCAGGCTCTGATCAAGTTTTTAAATCAGCAGTACATTCATGTTGATGGTGAAGAGTCTCCGTTTGTAGAAGGGATATTTAATGTATTCGGCCATGGGAATGTCGTTGGAATTGGTCAGGCACTCGAACAGGACGCTGGCCACTTGAAAGTGATTCAAGGAAAGAATGAGCAAGGGATGGCACACGCAGCAATCGCCTACAGCCGGGAAATGCTACGAAGGAAAATTTATGCCGTCACTACATCTGCCGGGCCAGGCTCTGCAAACTTGATAGCTGCGGCGGGGACGGCACTTGCCAACAATATTCCTGTCCTCTTACTTCCTGCTGATACATTTGCGACACGCCAGCCGGATCCGGTTCTTCAGCAACTTGAGCATGAGCATAGTACGGCCATCACAACTAATGACGCTTTTCTGGCAGTATCAAGATATTGGGATCGCGTCACTCGCCCTGAGCAGCTCATGTCCAGTCTGATCCGGGCCTTCGAGGTGATGACCGATCCCGGGAAAGCCGGGCCAGCGACGATATGCATCTCACAGGACGTAGAAGGGGAAGCATTCGATTTCGATGAACATTTTTTTGGAAAACGAGTCCATTATTTAGATCGGAAAATTCCGGTAGAACGGGAACTGCAAGGAGCTGCCGAGAGAATTAGAGCAAGTAAGAAGCCGATCATCATCGTCGGTGGCGGAGCAAGATATTCCGGAGCTCGGGATATTTTGATGAAGCTGGCAGAAAAGCATAACATTCCACTTGTGGAAACACAGGCAGGTAAATCGACGGTGGAATCATCTTTTCCTAAGAATTTGGGCGGTGTCGGCATTCTCGGTACGATGGCTGCCAATAAGGCTGCACGCCAGGCAGATCTCGTAATTGGTGTCGGGACCCGCTATACGGACTTTACGACGTCTTCCAAAACTGCATTTGATTTTGAAAGGACAAAGTTTTTGAACATTAACGTCAGCCGCCTTCAAACCTATAAATTAGATGGATTTCAGGTCGTCGCTGATGCAAAAGTGGCGCTCGAGAACCTTGAAGCGTTACTAGTAGGCTATGAAACCGAATATGGGGAAATGGTTGGAAATTGGAAGGAGGAGTGGCTTTCCGAACGGACCCGTTTAGGTCAAGTCACTTTCAGCCGTGAAAATTTCAAGCCTGAAATCAAAAGCCAGTTTTCACAGCAAGTCTTGAATGAATACTCGGATGCATTAAAAACTGAATTGGCCCAATCCACTGCGATGATTGCAATAAACGATACGGTCGATCAGGAAAGTGTGGTGGTCGGTTCAGCCGGATCACTTCCGGGTGACTTGCAGCGCCTCTGGCATTCAAGCGTGCCAAACACGTACCATCTTGAATATGGATTCTCCTGCATGGGTTACGAAATTGCAGGAACTTTAGGAGCTAAGCTTGCCCATCCAGACCGGGAAGTCTATGCAATGGTAGGGGACGGAAGTTTTCTGATGCTGCATTCGGAATTGATCACAGCCATCCAATATAATCATAAAATCAATATTTTATTGTTTGATAATTCTGGCTTTGGCTGCATCAACAATCTGCAAATGGAGAATGGCAGCGGAACATATTGCTGTGAGTTCAGAACACATGATAATCAAATCATGAATATTGATTACGCAAAAGTGGCGGAAGGGTACGGAGCCAAAACTTATCGGGCCAATACAGTCGATGAGCTGAAAGCTGCATTGGAGGATGCAAAGAAACAGTCGGTATCTACATTAATAGAAATGAAGGTTCTGCCGAAAACGATGACGGATGGTTATGACTCCTGGTGGAACGTTGGCGTGGCAGAGGTATCTGAACGAGAAAGTATACAAAGGGCATATGAAGCGAGACAAGAGAAATTAAAAATGGCCAAACAATATTAAAAGGGGGAAGTCAGAAAATGCAGGAGATTTCGTGGGGGATTGCCCCAATTGGCTGGCGTAATGATGACAT
This window encodes:
- a CDS encoding RNA polymerase sigma factor, whose amino-acid sequence is MKEKLDKELMALVMKKHRPALEELYDRHIKLIYGFIFKFTNGNAEKTKEIVQLVFLKLWTTKSSYNPEKGHFVSWLLTVTRNVCVDYVRKDSVHIRNNKHMDMSHPIDIEDPNNDIENGLLHSEIANAKSKLSKPQKRLIDLLYWKGYSLTEIAKIENEPIGTIKSRLHQSLKLLKKYLEVGGL
- a CDS encoding COG4315 family predicted lipoprotein, producing the protein MKKWMVFSVFMMVLVLAACGNEANDSAQKDKVVSGTADEKAVSLKLLESETTGEYLADSKGMTLYFFKNDKSGKSNCMGDCLKKWPPFMERDFAVPKGFDEKDFGTIKREDTREEQVTYKGFPLYYFVNDKAAGDVNGEGVKNVWYIVNNKTVFPK
- a CDS encoding anti-sigma factor, producing the protein MDKECTNLLSFLSGELGEKEKKAFAEHLLQCTECTREYEQMTEAWNSLKWDFEEIEPSSSLKSEVMNFVFETDDEVPVRREKNWSSFFFKQFTPVTSGLLLATLVLAFVLLYSNIQLKKELAAVDLPMEVKTSLSLQPADKTAVNMNTDGAAYILQQGEERRLIVQIQNLPSLQKSEVYQVWLLKDGKRTNAGTFKPDEAGTGSLTYKLSINDKFNQIGITREPDSKSTKPRGEKIVGSS
- a CDS encoding YjjG family noncanonical pyrimidine nucleotidase, with translation MKYEIILFDVDDTLLDFGISEKKALHEVFLEFGLPTGAEDYAGCYQEISQVLWRDLEQGLIDLTNLGVERFKRLFLKHGLDIDAESFSRAYLGHLGKEIHLLPGALEVCEKLGGCRLAIITNGFTTVQTARIGGSPLCNTFETLIISQEAGFQKPDKGIFDYACSKLKVTDKSKALMVGDSLTSDIQGGLNYGMDTCWYNPHQKDNNLGIKPTYEIRALTDLLEIVGSKEV
- a CDS encoding MFS transporter; amino-acid sequence: MKKSRVLFASLAGSVIEWYDFYLYGTATGLVFTTLFFPNHDPAISLLLAFVTFGAGYAARPIGSILFGHMGDRIGRKAALMFTLIGMGGSSMLIGVLPTYAQVGLAAPAILVVLRLIQGISLGGEWGGAILLATESAPKGVRGLYGSIPQLGVPIGLVAGSFSLTLISSLTTDAQFLAWGWRIPFLLSGVLIALAIWVRSGIEETPEFKQQKDSGDLAKVPIIETLKHDWRSVLQVIGLKIGDGFFNVFIMSYVLVFTTLYFGYSQDSALTGLTIGCATMLITIPVIGYISDFIDRKIIYFGGLILLFILAIPYFTMIGRGVGWFYIMQAVVLGVIWGAIFSTQGTLFSELFPAKVRYTGLSVGYQVAAAIAGFGPLIWTGMAESYGPSPLVFGGFMMAGLAISLVLCILSPHFSRKIEKDQTIKPHELDLN
- a CDS encoding antibiotic biosynthesis monooxygenase family protein translates to MFVQMRKMVVKEGNAEQVVKRFSGEGIIEKQEGFIDLSVMVKKVRRGDKEVIIMINWESEAHWKQWEKSEAHIAGHKANLGKPKPEYIVSSEGSLYEVKAIKKAEK
- a CDS encoding IDEAL domain-containing protein is translated as MEKQLPGTSLEPEEMAEMVLKKALSDYRKAQIEKEIDDSLRNRDKEEFLRLTEILKGIS
- a CDS encoding extracellular solute-binding protein, with protein sequence MKKVIFVGWISLMAVLLGFSPEMGSKQGQAVNDVVKVYGPGGPLGPIKEVAEQFTKETGIKVEVTAGPEEKWIDQAKQDADIIYGGSEYMLTEFMHNHPDVLDEKNRTELYARSAGILVRKGNPKNIQSLEDLTKKGVKIVDVNGAGQLGLWEDLAGRKGLIPGISSNIDISVKSSAEAIDLWKANSKLDAWITYESWHYRLSDVTDLVQLPEEDKLYRGTPVSITNKSENKKKAKQFIDYLKTEESHQVFQKWGWK